TGCGACGGTTTCCATGGTAACGGCTGCAGGATTGATCGCACCGCTTCTGGAAATTACCGGTACGACCGGCCCGGCACTTGGTTTGATCGTTATTGCCATTGCTGCAGGTGCAACTGTCTTGTCACACGTAAACGATTCCGGCTTTTGGCTCGTTAACCGTTACTTCGGGATGAGCGTGAAAGATACCTTGAAATCCTGGACCATGATGGAAACCATCATCGGCCTCACCGGATTCGTGGTAGTATTGATTTTGAGTTTCTTTATCACATGATTGCAGCAAAAAGAAAAAGGGATTCTCCTTTTTCTTTTTCTGTTATAAGGAAGGAAGAAAAACATGCCTGAACAATCCTATTATTTAGGGGTCGATATAGGGACCACTTCCACTAAAGCTGTATTATTCAATAAAGCTGGACAGATTAAGGATAGCCATACGGTGTTCTATCCTTTGCACACACCGAACCAATTGACCGCTGAACAGGATCCGGAAGAAATATTCCGTGCAGTTTTAACGGCTGTCCGCGAAACTTTGAGAAAAAGCGAAATCACCCAAGAGTCTTTAAAGCTGTTGTCATTTAGTTCGGCGATGCACAGTTTGATCGCTGTGGATGCTGAAGGCGAACTATTGACCAATAGCATCACTTGGGCAGACACCAGAAGCTCGAAACATGCAAAGCACATCAAAGACAATCTGAACGGACACGATATCTATTTGCGGACGGGTACACCGATCCATGCCATGTCGCCGTTATCTAAATTATTGTGGCTATCAGACGAAAAACCGGAAATTTGCCAGCAGACCGCGAAGTTCATCAGCATTAAAAGCTATGTTTTCCACAAGTTCTTCGGGGAATATGTCGAAGACCATTCCATCGCTTCCGCAACCGGCTTGTTCAATCTCGAAAAGCTCGATTGGGACCAAGGCGCACTGGATGTGTCTTGTGTAACGACCGATAAACTTCCGCGATTGGTACCAACGACTGAACAATTCACAGGCGTCGCATCAGAATTCGCTGCATTCATGGGCATCCGGGAAGACGTCCCGTTTGTTATTGGTGCCAGTGATGGCGTGTTGGCCAACCTTGGTGTTAATGCCATTGACCCCGGCGTCATTGCAGTGACCATCGGGACGAGTGGTGCCATCCGCACGGTGTCTCCGGTGCCGAAAACCGACCCGAAAGAACGCACTTTCTGTTATGTATTAACCGAAAACCATTGGGTCATCGGTGGGCCCGTCAATAACGGCGGCATCATTTTACGCTGGCTGCGCGATGAATTCGCGTCATCCGAAGTGGAAACGGCGAAGCGTCTCGGGATTGATACGTACGATGTGTTGACAAAAATCGCCGCTACCGTTAAACCAGGAGCCGACGGATTATTATTCCACCCTTATTTAACAGGGGAACGGGCACCGCTATGGGATGCCAATGCCAGGGGCTCATTTTTTGGCCTCAGTATCCATCACCAGAAACAGCATATGATTCGCGCGGTACTCGAAGGCATCGTCTTCAACTTGTACACTGTGCTTCTCGCTGTAGAAGAATTGACGGGAGAACCGGCAAGCATACAAGCATCCGGCGGGTTTGCCCGCTCTGAGTTATGGCGCCAGTTGTTGGCCGATGTCTTCGATAAGCCGGTCGTCATTCCGGAAAGCTTCGAAAGTCCTTGTCTCGGGGCCATCGTGCTTGGGATGTATGCGACTGGAGAGATCGAGGATTTCAGCATTGTCTCCGAAATGATCGGCAGCACCCATACTCATCATCCGGAAGCGGAAGCAAGCACGATTTACCGCGAACTGCTCCCGATTTATATTCGCTTATCGCGATTGCTGACAGAGGAATACGAAAGCATTTCTGATTTTCAGCGCAAGCATATGCAATAACAAGAAAACCCGAAGCTCAGTGGCTTCGGGTTTTTCTAATTGCTTGATTCATTTTCGTTGTGGAGCGCACCTTTCTCTTTGTAGGAAAGTTCTGATAACGCAGCAAAATTGAAGGCGCTTTTGATATACTAATATTTACAAGTACAGGTGGTTGCTGGGGGGCAATGGTTACCAGCATCTACAATTGGAGGCGCTATGAAACTCGTATTATTATTTGGCCCGCAAGCAGTCGGCAAAATGACAGTGGGGCAGGAATTGGCTAAGCTCACGCCCTTAAAACTACTTCACAATCACATGACGATCGACTTGCTGCATCCTTTCTTTGGCTTTAGCGAAGACACATGGCGAATCTCCACTATCATCCGGGAAGAAATTTTTAAAGCGGCCGTTAAAAGTGAATTAGAGGGCATCATTTTCACCTTCGTCTGGTCATTCGAGTCACAGAGGGATTGGGAGTTCGTGAGCCATGTCCGCTCTATTTTTGAAGAAGCAGGTGGAGAAGTCTATTTCGTGGAACTGGAAGCACAACAGAGTGAACGTTTGCTACGAAACCAAACGCCTCATCGTCTCGCACATAAAACAACAAAGCGCAATATCGCAGAATCCGAAGCCCATTTAATCGAAACACATAAAATGCACCGGTTCAACTCTTGGCCTAATGAAATCCGAGAACAAAATTAACTGCGAATCGATAACACACAGCTAGATGCAGAAGCTGTCGCTAAAATGATCAAAGATCGCTTTGCCTTGTAGAAAAGCTATCGCCGGCCTGTTATGCAACTGGCCAGAAGACTTTAAGAGATTTATTAGAAGCGAGGTGAGAGGCTTGTGTTGGAGCATGTATTGAAGCAATTCCGTTTGGAAGTCTTTACTGTCAATGAAGTAGATGATTCCTTCAGTTCAATGGTCTATAAATGCATTTTACGTAATGGCGAAACAGTGTTTGTGAAAATCCCGTATACCCGCGTGAAATATGAACGCGAGCTGGCCTCCTATGAAATCTTAGCTGGGCACGTACCGATTCCACAGCTGCTTGATTATTGGGCAGGTGATGATAACTGTCCGGGAGCTTTTCTTTTATCCGAACTGAAAGGACATCCTTTGTCCGAAAAGGCTTCTCCGGAAGTTGCTTATCAAATCGGCGCATTGCAAGCAGCGATGCATCAAATCCAACCTTCAAACACGATAGAGTCTGGCGCCATACAAAATGAATTTCCCCATTGGCATGAATTTATCGAAAAGCAGTTTTATAGCTTCGCGGAACATGTAAAGGAAATATTGGATCAGGATGTATTTATGGCCAGCTTGCACAAGTTTGAGCAAATGAAAGGTGAGCTTCCAGCACCAGACGGGCCGAGCTTCGTCCATATGGATTTTCGGCCAGCCAATATCATTGTGGAAAACGGTAGGGTTACCGGCATGATTGACTTCGAAAGTGTGCGTTTCGGATCAACAGAAATCGATTTTACCAAAATTCACCGTGATTTTTTAAAGGGGGATCCTGCTTTGATAAATTCCTATCAGGAGGGCTATACCAGCATCCGGCCAATGATCGATTTGGAAGCTGTCTTGCCTTTTTATCGTTTCATCGACGCCTTTAACAGCATCGGCTGGAGCCAAAAGCGCGGCTTGGAGAAAAATTTTGCGTTCTATGAAGCTAATTTGCGGATTTTGAAAGAAATGCTGCAAGATGTGGAGGTGGAGAAGTGAAGTTGAAAATCCTTTTGTTCATCGTCATTTGTACGCTTGGTTTTTTAGCTGCCTGTAAGGAGGTGCCCACTAAGAGCAACTCTATTTTGGAGGCGGAAGCTTATTTGGAGAGTCAAGGATATGAATTGGTTTCCCTAGTGGGGGAAGAGTCCTTGCTTCTTGATACACAAACTTTAATGGATCCAGGCTATTCGCAAATCTGGCAAGTTCAGTCCTTTAACTCCGCTGAATATTTAGATCAACCCCTGACTACGGTGGAATTTATCATTCAAAGGCATCCGCTTGAACTTCTCTACAATAGCCAAAAAACCAGAATCGTTGTCTATCTTCATCAAAATCAGGTAATAGGTGGCTGGTCTCTTCCCGTGTTTTCTAGTGAAGCGCTTGTCGGCACGGTACATTCGTTAGATGGAAAGACGGCTGAAGAAGTGCAATAAGCAGAGGGAAGTAGCCAAAGCCAAAAGAGAAAGTCGAAAACTATATATGTAAAGGAGGCAAATCAATGATTAAAGGTCTCTACGAAGCTCATTTACCGGTTCAGGATTTAAAACGTTCCATAGAATTCTATACTAGTTTGGAATTGGAACTCGCTTATGAGACACCTAAGCTGGCTTTCTTTTGGATTGTCAAAGGGCATAGCTGGGTAGGCCTATGGGAAACGGAGAAAGCGGAAACGCCTTATCATCCTTCACTGCGCCATATCGCTTTTCATGTGGATAGAGAAGCAATACGCAACGCTAAGAACTGGTTGGCTGAAAGAGGAATCGAAGTACGAACAGCTTTTGGTTTTTCACCGGAAGAACAGCCGCTTGTCTTGCCAAATCGACCATATGCGCATGCAGCAGTGTATTTTCATGACCCAGATGGCAATTCACTTGAATTCATCGCACCGCTTCATCTGGAAGGCGGGAAAGACTTCGAAATGATGTCTTTGGAAGAGTGGGATCGTATGCAAGTGGAAAAATGATAAAAAGGAGCGAATTCAATGAATTTCAAACCAATCAATTTCAATGAAAAACTATCGAAATTTGACGATTTTTGGTCGCCTAAGGTCATTGCCGAAATGAATGATTACCAATTCAAGACCGTAAAAGTGCAAGGGGATTTTGTTTGGCATAAGCACGAAGATACCGATGAAGTGTTCCTCGTACTAGAAGGAGAATTACTCATTAAATTCCGCGACGGGGAAGTGTCGTTAAAAGCAGGGGAGATGTTTGTGGTGCCCAAAAATACCGAGCATAAACCCTATGCGGAAACACAAGCGAGCATCTTGCTGGTAGAACCTAAAGGCGTTGTTAATACAGGCGATGCGACAAGTGAACAGACAGCAGAAAATGATGTATGGATCTAATGGTTTTTCGTGAAATTTAACCTGCCGCTTCTTAAAATGAGGTAAAATTGTAACATACTTTGTTTTAGGACGTGATTTTTTGCCGGATTGGACTTATCATACAATGTTTGAACCCGCTCTTTCAAAGTTGCCGGCAAAAACCGGGAGAGAGTTTATCCATAACGGAATGCACCGGATTGCTTCGATCCCAGGCGGAAGCAAATTAATTGAATACTTAGGGCATACGGCTCCTGCCAAGCAGCTCGAAACGAAAATTTTCGGTTTAACGATTGCCAACCCCGTCGGCTTGAGTGGGAAAATCGATCCCTTGCTTTCCGGAACGAAAGCTTTCGGCCATTTAGGGATGGGCTTTATCGAAATCGGGCCGGTGTCCTGGGATCCGGTAGAGATGGGCACGCCAAGGTTCACCGATTCCAAAAACGCTATGATTTATCCGTATCGGTTAGAGTCACCCGGCATAGAGTGTACAATTGAGAAGTTGGCGAAGCTTGAGTCTTTTGACAAGCCGATTTTTATCCGCATCGGCAGAAACGATACTTTCGAACAAACTATGTCCCTATTGAAAACCTTATCCACGTTTGGAGAAGCATTTATTGTTGAAGAGCTGTATGGCATTAAACAATGGAAGTCTTTAAAAGAAGCGGTCAACGGCAAGCCGATCTTATTTGCCGGTTCTGCCAATAGCATCGATTCGCCAGCTTTTGTGGCGTCTCAAGAAACATACATAGATGGAATTGTCCTCGATGAACAGGGGATAGACACAGGGCAAGGAATGGAATATCCGCTTGATTCGTCGGGGCAATTGATCGAAAAGTTGTCTTCCATCCGTCAGCATAGCAAAGTGCCAATCCTTGTCTCTGGCGGAATCGCAGAACCAAAAGATGCCCTGGCCTTATATGAGGCAGGGGCGGATTTAGTGATGCTCTCGGGCGGCTATGTTCAAACTGGCCCGGGGTTACCTAAACGCATCAATGAAGGATTGCTGGATCAAAAAACCGCCTCGCCTCCTGTATATGATGGCTGGATTTGGCATTGGTTGTTCGGATTGTTCATGTTCCTTGGCGGCGCAGCGGCAATGCTCGTCAGCATGACAATCGTTTTGATGCCTTATGATGAGGCATTTTTGAATTTATCACGCGAAGAACTCATGGCGATCAATCCGAATATCTATTATTTTATGCAGCATGACCGAATGACCGTGGCCGGAACGATGGTGTCTGGCGGTATTTTGTATATGCAATTGGCAAGATACGGTGTCCGTCATGGTTTGGAATGGGCAAAACGCGCCATTCACATCGCCGGTGTACTCGGATTTCTTGGCATTTTACTATTCATCGGATTCGGTTACTTCGACTGGCTCCACGGCATTCTTTGGTTAATTCTCTTGCCATTCTTTTGGAAAGGCTATCAAGTATCCAAAAATTACAGCGAACATTCGACTTCTCGCAACCGTACGAATCACCCAGCTTGGAAACGAAGTCTTTGGGGGCAACTGGCGTTTGTTGTACTTGGGTTTGCACTCGCAGCGGCAGGTTTTGTCATTTCGGCAATCGGCGTGAGCGGCGTCTTTGTCCAAACCGATATCGCCTATATTTGCATGAATCCTGAACAAATCTCTGCTATTAACGAACGGCTCATTCCGGTGATTGCGCACGATCGAGCGGGCCTTGGCAGTGCCTTGATCAGTGTCGGCCTGCTCGTTTTAATGTTGGCACTTTGGGGGTTTCAAGAAGGGCAGCGCTGGGTGTGGTATACCTTTCTACTGGGCGGTTTGCCGGCATTCAGTGCAGCGATTCTCATTCATTACGTAATTGGGTATACGAGCTTTATTCATATCCTGCCGGCTTATGTGGCCTTAGTGTTGTTTGGAAGCGGCTTGTGGTTGTCCAAAAAATTCTTTTTCATGAAATAAGCAACTTGCCGGTGCATCCGCCGGCAAGTTTTTTTTATAAAAAAACAGCCTCAGGGGCTGTTTTTCAGGCTATCGAGAAAGGTAAGAAGTCGTATTTTCCGAAGCTTATCGCTCGCTTTCCGTGGGCTCGAGCCCAAGCCTCCTCAGTCGCTTTGCGCCTTGCGGGGTCTCGGTCATCTCGCTGATCCACAGGAGTCGAGCGAACGCTTCTCCAAATACTAAGACATTTCGTTAATTTGTTCATTGTAGAATAGTGTCACATTCTTTTTATTAATAGATGATTATAGACTTCTTCAACACTCTAAAAAACAGCCTCAAGGGCTGTTTTTGATTAATAGTTTTTTGATACTTGCTTAGGTGCATCAGGTTCTGGGTTGTATGTGGCATTCGGCTGGTTTTGGTCTTTTTGGTTATCCAAGTACTTCATCAAACCAGCAGCGTTATTGCTGTATTGGCTGACTTGGGCGCGGTTGGCAGGGTCATCTTCAACTTTTCTTGAAATGCCAGAGGTAATGCTACGGACAACCGAATTCAAATCGATAATCGAATTGATCGTACCTTTCGCTCCATCGACCAAGACGGCTACTTTTTCTGATTTTTGCTGGATGTCTTCTTGCAATTCAGTTGTCGTATGCTGTAAATGAGTCGTCTCGAGCATTAACTTATCCACGCGGCCTTTCAAGTTATTGGCCGAACCTTTCATTTCCTTCATTGGCTCTTTAATGCCAGATAGGAGCATGAAGACCCCTGCAATGGCCACGATCAGGCCCAGCACGACGATTCCAATTGCTATGTAAAGCCATATTATCGGATCCATTCAAACTTCCTCCTTTTTCGGTCATGTAATAAGCCATACCCGTTTGGGGCAGTTTTTAACACAAAACTTAAAGAGGCTGGGTAAACTTGATGGATTTGGCTAAGTAAATAGAAAAAATCTTGATGCAACATACAGAACGAGGTTGTGCGTACTAGTCCTGAGCGACTTGTGTTCGCAGCGTCATCCGCGTGGCAATGGCCGTTTTACGGTAACACAGACACTAGCTTTCGTTAGCGAGTTTCGGCGGCCAATATAAAGGCGATATATCCGACATCCTGGCTGAAATTCCAATCCATGAAAATTTCATCTATATTCCTTTGCAACGCATGGTGTAACGGAGCGGCTTTCAGCAGCTTGTGCTCCAGCGGACGTTTCGTCAATTTCAACATATCGACAAATCCATCCTCTATCAATGCTTTTTCAATGCCTACCAACACCCCGCTGCGCTTTAGCAGCAAAGTCCGGTTGCTCATCCAGAGCGTGTCGATTTTATCAGGAACACGCGCTGCTTCTTCGTTCACTCGTTCCATTTGTTTATGAAAAATGTCGCGCTGCGTATCTTCCGGCCATTCGAACGAATCCCATACAAGCTCTTCGTTCATGACCCCAATAAACATGCCGCTCTTTAGCGACAAGTTCCAGTCCACGTATAATTCAGTGAAATTCAGCTGGGTTATGTTCAGAAGTTCCTGTAAAATTTCCGTTTTCAGCGCATTGAACATAAAGTTTCTTGTCTCTAGAACCCGTATGTCTTCTTCTTGATCCAGAAGAATCTTCTCCATGGGACTGACGAATCCACGAAAATGAATGGTAATATAAGGCCTTTTGATTGTGACGTAAACAGAAGCGGGCCCTTTTCCAAAATGCTGGCGCAGTAGGTTGGAGATATAACCCGAAACTTCTGATTGAATAGGTCGTGCTTCCTGCATAATAACTGGCTCCTTCCCGGCATATAGCGGCCGGCTTGTTCTTTGCTTTTTCGATCGCTTTTGGCAAGCATTTATTACTACTTGTTACTTGCGTGTTACGACTCGTTTAAAGCTAGTTTCATTTCTAATGCAGTTGCGCACATTAATGAATTGGCTGAACATGCTTCCTGCGGGAATCGGCGGTTGACCCAAGAGAGCAAATTAAATAAAAAAAGACGCCAAAAAGAATGATTCATTCTCTTTGGCGTTATTCCCAGCTCTATTGTCAGGTATATACTCTGCGCAATTTCAATATGGCAGCCGATGCTGCGTTTTTGTTTCCATTTAACTACTTTTCATGGATCCCGCTCGATGTTCGCGGGAGGTGATGCATTTCCTGTAATAAGAATTATAGCGAGAATGGGAAAAAATTTCAAGACGATTTTGTGCAACGGTCGTATAGGCTCTGGATCCAAAGCAAAGATTATGGCCACATGGCTTGTGTCATAAATGGGAAAAGAGCTCACATTACTAATAGATTGCCTTATAAGCCTTCATGAATTTTTGATCGATATACTGTTTGAGTTTCCACGGAACTTTGCCGTGTAAAGCCCAACGCCCATAAGTTAAAAAAGCTTCGCCGCCTCCTGTGGAAAGAATCGCCACGTATTTTGACTGTGGGACGAAGCGGGATAAGGCTTGTTCATCAAGAAAATTCATTAAGTTGTTCCACAATACCGGTCCTTGGCGAACTGCATAAACGCCATTTTTCTCAAGATCTGGGTACCGATTGATTGAGACGCAATCACCAGCGCCGAAGACCTCGGGGAAGCGGGGCGATTGTAGCGACTCATTGACAGCCAAAAAACCCGAACGGTCGACAGGCATGCCAGAGCGCTCGAAAAAGGCAGGGCTTTTCGGGCCTGTCAGCCAAAGGACAGCTGTTTGAGGATAAGTTGTGCCATTGTTTGCGGTGATTGAAGTTTCATTAATGTCATCTATTTGTACTTCGGTGAAAAAGGGCAGTTCTTTTTTACGGGCAATCGCCTCAATTTTTTTGGAAGCCGCTACTCCTTGTGCAGCTAGTAATGGGCCTGAACTGAATA
This is a stretch of genomic DNA from Planococcus maritimus. It encodes these proteins:
- the gntK gene encoding gluconokinase; this translates as MPEQSYYLGVDIGTTSTKAVLFNKAGQIKDSHTVFYPLHTPNQLTAEQDPEEIFRAVLTAVRETLRKSEITQESLKLLSFSSAMHSLIAVDAEGELLTNSITWADTRSSKHAKHIKDNLNGHDIYLRTGTPIHAMSPLSKLLWLSDEKPEICQQTAKFISIKSYVFHKFFGEYVEDHSIASATGLFNLEKLDWDQGALDVSCVTTDKLPRLVPTTEQFTGVASEFAAFMGIREDVPFVIGASDGVLANLGVNAIDPGVIAVTIGTSGAIRTVSPVPKTDPKERTFCYVLTENHWVIGGPVNNGGIILRWLRDEFASSEVETAKRLGIDTYDVLTKIAATVKPGADGLLFHPYLTGERAPLWDANARGSFFGLSIHHQKQHMIRAVLEGIVFNLYTVLLAVEELTGEPASIQASGGFARSELWRQLLADVFDKPVVIPESFESPCLGAIVLGMYATGEIEDFSIVSEMIGSTHTHHPEAEASTIYRELLPIYIRLSRLLTEEYESISDFQRKHMQ
- a CDS encoding aminoglycoside phosphotransferase family protein is translated as MLEHVLKQFRLEVFTVNEVDDSFSSMVYKCILRNGETVFVKIPYTRVKYERELASYEILAGHVPIPQLLDYWAGDDNCPGAFLLSELKGHPLSEKASPEVAYQIGALQAAMHQIQPSNTIESGAIQNEFPHWHEFIEKQFYSFAEHVKEILDQDVFMASLHKFEQMKGELPAPDGPSFVHMDFRPANIIVENGRVTGMIDFESVRFGSTEIDFTKIHRDFLKGDPALINSYQEGYTSIRPMIDLEAVLPFYRFIDAFNSIGWSQKRGLEKNFAFYEANLRILKEMLQDVEVEK
- a CDS encoding VOC family protein encodes the protein MIKGLYEAHLPVQDLKRSIEFYTSLELELAYETPKLAFFWIVKGHSWVGLWETEKAETPYHPSLRHIAFHVDREAIRNAKNWLAERGIEVRTAFGFSPEEQPLVLPNRPYAHAAVYFHDPDGNSLEFIAPLHLEGGKDFEMMSLEEWDRMQVEK
- a CDS encoding cupin domain-containing protein; the encoded protein is MNFKPINFNEKLSKFDDFWSPKVIAEMNDYQFKTVKVQGDFVWHKHEDTDEVFLVLEGELLIKFRDGEVSLKAGEMFVVPKNTEHKPYAETQASILLVEPKGVVNTGDATSEQTAENDVWI
- a CDS encoding dihydroorotate dehydrogenase yields the protein MHRIASIPGGSKLIEYLGHTAPAKQLETKIFGLTIANPVGLSGKIDPLLSGTKAFGHLGMGFIEIGPVSWDPVEMGTPRFTDSKNAMIYPYRLESPGIECTIEKLAKLESFDKPIFIRIGRNDTFEQTMSLLKTLSTFGEAFIVEELYGIKQWKSLKEAVNGKPILFAGSANSIDSPAFVASQETYIDGIVLDEQGIDTGQGMEYPLDSSGQLIEKLSSIRQHSKVPILVSGGIAEPKDALALYEAGADLVMLSGGYVQTGPGLPKRINEGLLDQKTASPPVYDGWIWHWLFGLFMFLGGAAAMLVSMTIVLMPYDEAFLNLSREELMAINPNIYYFMQHDRMTVAGTMVSGGILYMQLARYGVRHGLEWAKRAIHIAGVLGFLGILLFIGFGYFDWLHGILWLILLPFFWKGYQVSKNYSEHSTSRNRTNHPAWKRSLWGQLAFVVLGFALAAAGFVISAIGVSGVFVQTDIAYICMNPEQISAINERLIPVIAHDRAGLGSALISVGLLVLMLALWGFQEGQRWVWYTFLLGGLPAFSAAILIHYVIGYTSFIHILPAYVALVLFGSGLWLSKKFFFMK
- a CDS encoding DUF948 domain-containing protein; amino-acid sequence: MDPIIWLYIAIGIVVLGLIVAIAGVFMLLSGIKEPMKEMKGSANNLKGRVDKLMLETTHLQHTTTELQEDIQQKSEKVAVLVDGAKGTINSIIDLNSVVRSITSGISRKVEDDPANRAQVSQYSNNAAGLMKYLDNQKDQNQPNATYNPEPDAPKQVSKNY
- a CDS encoding DUF2294 domain-containing protein, with the protein product MQEARPIQSEVSGYISNLLRQHFGKGPASVYVTIKRPYITIHFRGFVSPMEKILLDQEEDIRVLETRNFMFNALKTEILQELLNITQLNFTELYVDWNLSLKSGMFIGVMNEELVWDSFEWPEDTQRDIFHKQMERVNEEAARVPDKIDTLWMSNRTLLLKRSGVLVGIEKALIEDGFVDMLKLTKRPLEHKLLKAAPLHHALQRNIDEIFMDWNFSQDVGYIAFILAAETR
- a CDS encoding FAD-dependent oxidoreductase, coding for MKIVVLVGGGHAHLHGLKQFAENPREDVQLVLISPTAYQYYSGMFSGFTEGVYDLDEIRIDLKRLAEKIGAAFYQDTICAIDPVSRTLTGLQGQSYPYDVVSFDIGSQTDSPEALRKYISPIKPNYHFPKQLLTFRESAKPVIVGGGASGVELALSTHAWRKQQHLPLNGSLFSSGPLLAAQGVAASKKIEAIARKKELPFFTEVQIDDINETSITANNGTTYPQTAVLWLTGPKSPAFFERSGMPVDRSGFLAVNESLQSPRFPEVFGAGDCVSINRYPDLEKNGVYAVRQGPVLWNNLMNFLDEQALSRFVPQSKYVAILSTGGGEAFLTYGRWALHGKVPWKLKQYIDQKFMKAYKAIY